A single window of Rhipicephalus microplus isolate Deutch F79 chromosome 5, USDA_Rmic, whole genome shotgun sequence DNA harbors:
- the LOC119174583 gene encoding uncharacterized protein LOC119174583 → MRNLRFAIRVAFYGVTVYSALSTAVIYIFIQWFGRLRADLYDVDGLANLSTALHGRPCADHASDDSANVLSRDVIGRGQIDVHGWWQDQAAVTTDVQCFNEPWALCSKAFSITCKRNAIRAIYQHLSFRRNLTLRSFSLSLRVAAEQLESQTADSFLGALVLVRLSDGSEEFLRVPFPASTSTLSRREGLYAASHSDRTVATATVMLGCYGYAGVAHFTDVRLAPLVEPAAAGHACRARDLLEDCPTSTARSLPSTHRRQKLKFELILGKVRSSSSKKRHLNKDVALVTQLSMDRLPVLEHTLQLWEGPVSLVIYVPLKGGKVDGDWQKLYVQKKLQNLKLHPDSHVSLAYGVSGSGDYPINALRNAAIKQTNCEYLLTADADFQPSPDFHKHFLLSTRSVANTDKVAFVVPAFEYLELPQKSDGVAQTKEELMQLLHRQDPFVQPFRHDVSPESHQSTDYWKWYRTDKPYVVQTFSDKYEPYLVLKNTAQLPPYDERFTGYGMNKITHVTELFAAGYVFLVLPHVWLVHVPHKPSSYFADHVQNPQHRLRNRVQRFEFLVDVMRKYKLGRCR, encoded by the exons ATGAGAAACCTACGCTTTGCCATCCGCGTCGCTTTTTACGGCGTAACCGTCTATTCCGCCCTGTCCACGGCCGTCATCTACATCTTCATTCAATGGTTCGGTCGTTTGCGCGCGGACCTTTACGACGTCGACGGACTCGCGAACCTCTCCACGGCGCTGCACGGGCGGCCGTGCGCCGATCACGCATCCGACGACTCGGCCAACGTCCTCTCTCGCGACGTGATCGGCAGGGGACAGATCGACGTCCACGGATGGTGGCAGGACCAGGCGGCCGTCACTACGGACGTGCAGTGCTTCAACGAGCCGTGGGCTCTGTGTTCCAAAGCGTTCTCCATAACATGCAAGCGGAATGCCATTCGCGCCATTTACCAGCACCTCTCGTTCCGACGTAACCTCACGCTGCGCAGCTTTAGCTTGTCCCTGCGCGTCGCAGCCGAGCAACTCGAATCCCAGACTGCAGACTCCTTTCTGGGCGCTCTCGTTCTGGTCAGACTCAGCGACGGCAGCGAGGAGTTCCTGCGCGTGCCGTTCCCCGCGAGCACGAGCACCCTGTCTCGACGAGAAGGGCTCTACGCGGCTTCGCACTCTGATCGTACCGTAGCCACGGCGACGGTGATGCTCGGCTGCTACGGTTACGCAGGCGTGGCGCACTTCACGGACGTCAGGCTCGCGCCTTTAGTCGAGCCCGCGGCTGCAGGCCACGCATGCAGAGCCCGCGATCTGCTGGAGGACTGTCCGACGTCTACGGCGCGTAGCCTGCCCTCAACGCACCGCAGGCAGAAGCTAAAGTTTGAGCTCATTCTGGGCAAAGTGCGCTCGTCGTCCTCGAAGAAGCGTCATCTGAACAAGGACGTTGCGCTGGTCACGCAGCTGTCGATGGACCGACTGCCCGTCCTGGAACACACGCTGCAGCTGTGGGAAGGGCCCGTATCGCTGGTCATTTATGTTCCCTTGAAG GGAGGAAAAGTGGACGGAGACTGGCAAAAGCTCTACGTTCAGAAAAAGCTGCAGAACTTGAAGCTGCACCCAGACAGCCACGTGTCACTTGCGTACGGTGTGTCAGGCTCCGGAGATTACCCAATCAATGCTCTCCGCAATGCTGCCATCAAACAGACAAACTGTGAATACCTGCTCACCGCCGATGCTGACTTCCAGCCATCACCCGATTTCCACAAACACTTCCTCCTGTCCACTAG GTCAGTGGCCAACACAGACAAGGTAGCATTTGTGGTTCCGGCCTTTGAATACCTGGAGCTACCGCAGAAATCTGATGGTGTTGCCCAAACTAAGGAGGAGTTGATGCAGCTGCTGCACCGGCAGGATCCCTTTGTGCAGCCATTTCGGCACGACGTCAGCCCCGAGTCGCACCAGAGCACTGACTACTGGAAGTGGTACCGCACTGACAAGCCGTACGTGGTGCAAACGTTCAGCGACAAGTACGAGCCATACCTGGTGCTCAAAAACACTGCCCAGCTTCCGCCGTACGACGAGCGTTTCACAGGATACGGCATGAACAAAATCACCCACGTGACCGAGCTCTTCGCGGCTGGCTACGTCTTTCTCGTGCTTCCCCACGTGTGGCTGGTGCACGTGCCGCACAAGCCGTCGTCGTATTTTGCGGACCACGTGCAAAACCCGCAACACAGACTGCGCAACAGGGTGCAGAGATTTGAATTCCTCGTTGATGTCATGCGCAAGTACAAGCTCGGAAGGTGCAGGTGA
- the Taz gene encoding tafazzin, phospholipid-lysophospholipid transacylase isoform X2 has product MPLDVQWPLPNLSQPSKLWQLGSSVVVPAVGLLAKLFHGWFNTVNVYNKEILINAIENRPEDVPLITVCNHHSCLDDPFIWGMLELKHILRQKCMRWSVAAHDICFTNELHSRFFALGKTVPVCRGEGVFQKGMDYCIELLNRGMWVHIFPEGKVNMVTQEFLRLKWGVGRLIAESKKCPIVIPFWHVGMNNVLPNKEPYVPQWGQLVTILIGNPIDFTCLRSTMKKENKSAMEQRKKITDVIQDEFSQLKTQAETLHHLSLPSSS; this is encoded by the exons ATGCCTCTCGATGTACAGTGGCCCCTTCCGAACCTCAGCCAGCCCAGCAAATTATGGCAGCTCGGAAGCTCCGTGGTCGTTCCTGCCGTTGGCCTGCTCGCCAAACTGTTTCACG GCTGGTTCAACACAGTGAATGTGTACAACAAGGAGATCCTCATCAACGCCATTGAAAACCGACCGGAAGATGTTCCGTTGATCACAGTCTGCAACCACCACTCTTGCCTTGATGATCCTTTCATTTGGG GAATGCTGGAGCTGAAGCACATACTCCGACAGAAGTGCATGCGCTGGAGCGTTGCAGCACACGACATCTGCTTCACGAATGAGCTGCATTCACGATTCTTCGCTCTGGGCAAGACAGTTCCCGTGTGTCGCGGAGAGGGTGTCTTCCAGAAAGGCATGGACTACTGCATCGAACTGCTCAACCGTGGCATGTGGGTCCATATCTTCCCCGAGGGAAAGGTCAACATGGTCACTCAAGAGTTCCTGCGACTCAAATGGG GCGTTGGCAGACTGATTGCGGAAAGCAAGAAGTGTCCCATAGTCATTCCATTCTGGCATGTTG GCATGAACAATGTTTTGCCAAACAAGGAGCCCTATGTTCCACAGTGGGGACAG TTGGTGACCATTCTAATTGGAAACCCCATAGACTTCACCTGCCTCCGGAGTACCATGAAGAAGGAAAATAAAAGTGCG ATGGAGCAGAGAAAGAAGATAACAGACGTCATACAGGACGAGTTTAGCCAGCTGAAGACTCAGGCTGAGACGTTACATCATCTCAGCCTGCCCTCGTCGTCTTAG
- the Taz gene encoding tafazzin, phospholipid-lysophospholipid transacylase isoform X1: MPLDVQWPLPNLSQPSKLWQLGSSVVVPAVGLLAKLFHEPQFLKRAQNPHRPRVFRTTGWFNTVNVYNKEILINAIENRPEDVPLITVCNHHSCLDDPFIWGMLELKHILRQKCMRWSVAAHDICFTNELHSRFFALGKTVPVCRGEGVFQKGMDYCIELLNRGMWVHIFPEGKVNMVTQEFLRLKWGVGRLIAESKKCPIVIPFWHVGMNNVLPNKEPYVPQWGQLVTILIGNPIDFTCLRSTMKKENKSAMEQRKKITDVIQDEFSQLKTQAETLHHLSLPSSS, encoded by the exons ATGCCTCTCGATGTACAGTGGCCCCTTCCGAACCTCAGCCAGCCCAGCAAATTATGGCAGCTCGGAAGCTCCGTGGTCGTTCCTGCCGTTGGCCTGCTCGCCAAACTGTTTCACG AGCCGCAGTTTCTTAAGAGGGCACAGAACCCACACAGACCCCGAGTATTCCGCACAACAG GCTGGTTCAACACAGTGAATGTGTACAACAAGGAGATCCTCATCAACGCCATTGAAAACCGACCGGAAGATGTTCCGTTGATCACAGTCTGCAACCACCACTCTTGCCTTGATGATCCTTTCATTTGGG GAATGCTGGAGCTGAAGCACATACTCCGACAGAAGTGCATGCGCTGGAGCGTTGCAGCACACGACATCTGCTTCACGAATGAGCTGCATTCACGATTCTTCGCTCTGGGCAAGACAGTTCCCGTGTGTCGCGGAGAGGGTGTCTTCCAGAAAGGCATGGACTACTGCATCGAACTGCTCAACCGTGGCATGTGGGTCCATATCTTCCCCGAGGGAAAGGTCAACATGGTCACTCAAGAGTTCCTGCGACTCAAATGGG GCGTTGGCAGACTGATTGCGGAAAGCAAGAAGTGTCCCATAGTCATTCCATTCTGGCATGTTG GCATGAACAATGTTTTGCCAAACAAGGAGCCCTATGTTCCACAGTGGGGACAG TTGGTGACCATTCTAATTGGAAACCCCATAGACTTCACCTGCCTCCGGAGTACCATGAAGAAGGAAAATAAAAGTGCG ATGGAGCAGAGAAAGAAGATAACAGACGTCATACAGGACGAGTTTAGCCAGCTGAAGACTCAGGCTGAGACGTTACATCATCTCAGCCTGCCCTCGTCGTCTTAG